One Lentibacillus cibarius DNA window includes the following coding sequences:
- a CDS encoding methionine ABC transporter ATP-binding protein, with protein MITIYNVSKWFGSFEAIQSVSLSIKSGEIHGIIGASGAGKSTLLRMMNLLEQPDEGEVIINGETLNHLKGKRIRHIRQSLAMIFQGYHLVGNKTVFDNVVVPLELAKVPKTNRTEQVMKSLRFVGLDTLKDQYPGQLSGGQKQRVAIARAIVNQPQVLLCDEPTSSLDPNTTAEVLEVLKRINQEFGVTIVIVTHEMEVIKSVCERVTVMADGRIYEEINIDPTGVHKIEHSAEGFVKRLKSGGDVNNA; from the coding sequence ATGATTACTATATATAATGTCAGCAAATGGTTCGGCTCGTTTGAAGCAATTCAATCGGTATCGTTAAGTATTAAGTCGGGCGAAATTCATGGTATTATTGGCGCGAGTGGTGCAGGGAAATCAACGTTACTGCGAATGATGAACTTATTAGAGCAGCCTGATGAAGGAGAAGTTATCATAAATGGTGAAACGCTGAACCATTTAAAAGGTAAGCGAATTCGTCACATACGTCAGTCGTTAGCTATGATCTTCCAAGGGTATCATTTAGTCGGCAATAAAACGGTTTTCGACAATGTCGTCGTGCCGCTAGAATTAGCTAAAGTTCCGAAAACAAACCGGACAGAACAAGTAATGAAGAGTTTGCGTTTTGTGGGTCTCGATACGTTAAAAGATCAGTACCCGGGGCAGCTAAGCGGAGGGCAAAAGCAACGCGTCGCTATTGCGCGAGCGATTGTCAACCAGCCTCAAGTGTTGTTATGTGATGAACCAACGTCATCACTTGACCCGAATACAACAGCGGAAGTGCTCGAAGTATTAAAGCGAATCAATCAAGAATTTGGTGTCACCATTGTCATTGTTACCCACGAAATGGAAGTAATCAAAAGTGTCTGTGAACGAGTGACGGTTATGGCAGATGGTCGCATCTACGAAGAAATTAATATCGATCCGACAGGAGTACATAAAATTGAACATAGCGCCGAAGGTTTTGTCAAACGTTTGAAATCAGGTGGTGACGTCAACAATGCCTGA
- a CDS encoding methionine ABC transporter permease, which yields MPDILVDYQTEIWVSIGETFIMVGSSILAALLIGLPIGTFLFLCRKGQLLENQFVFSSLNLIVNIIRSFPFLLLVIFLIPFTRFIIGTAIGTAAAIVPMTVIAIAHYSRLAEQSLLDVPKGVMEAAVSMGASVKDIIFKFLYVEARSALVLSMTTSTISFISYSTIMGVVGGGGIGDFAIRYGYQQFRTDLMIYIIIIMVIFVQLIQYAGITLARKIDKR from the coding sequence ATGCCTGATATATTAGTTGATTATCAAACTGAGATTTGGGTGTCAATTGGCGAGACATTTATTATGGTTGGTTCTTCAATACTAGCGGCATTGTTAATCGGGCTTCCAATTGGCACCTTTTTATTCCTGTGTCGCAAAGGGCAATTGCTTGAAAATCAATTTGTTTTTTCATCCTTGAACTTAATCGTGAACATTATTCGTTCGTTTCCATTCTTGTTACTCGTTATCTTTTTAATTCCGTTCACGCGTTTTATTATTGGAACGGCGATTGGTACAGCAGCTGCGATCGTCCCGATGACCGTTATTGCAATCGCGCACTATTCTCGTCTGGCAGAGCAATCGCTTCTCGATGTCCCTAAAGGCGTGATGGAAGCGGCTGTTTCGATGGGCGCGTCAGTTAAAGATATTATTTTCAAATTTTTGTACGTTGAAGCACGCTCAGCACTCGTCTTAAGCATGACGACATCGACGATTAGTTTTATTTCTTACTCGACGATCATGGGTGTTGTCGGTGGTGGTGGTATCGGTGACTTTGCCATCCGTTATGGTTACCAACAATTTCGAACTGATTTGATGATTTATATCATCATTATTATGGTGATA